In Gammaproteobacteria bacterium, a single genomic region encodes these proteins:
- a CDS encoding cytochrome c, giving the protein MKKFSLVFAAAMLPSVVFAWPWSTDMMNQPSIKPQEGQMRPFPKRSVPVMGIPTKVKNRDEAETLANPIAVGEASLKKGRTLFRIYCAACHGLTGKGDAPAGVLLGAADLTQDYIQQYSDGRLWGTITFGSVIMPAYGVVTEEGGSNDLSVEERWHVVNYLKNALRQEK; this is encoded by the coding sequence ATGAAGAAGTTTAGTCTTGTTTTCGCGGCTGCGATGTTGCCGTCTGTGGTGTTTGCGTGGCCATGGTCTACCGACATGATGAATCAGCCCAGCATTAAACCCCAGGAAGGCCAAATGCGGCCATTTCCAAAACGTTCCGTTCCGGTGATGGGAATACCTACCAAGGTGAAAAATCGGGATGAAGCAGAAACGCTGGCTAATCCCATTGCGGTCGGTGAGGCCTCACTGAAAAAAGGCCGAACGCTGTTTCGTATCTATTGTGCGGCGTGTCACGGACTTACCGGTAAGGGTGATGCACCGGCGGGGGTGTTACTTGGTGCAGCGGATTTAACCCAGGATTATATCCAGCAGTACAGTGATGGCCGACTCTGGGGCACTATCACCTTTGGTAGCGTGATCATGCCTGCTTATGGTGTGGTTACCGAAGAAGGCGGCTCCAACGATTTGTCGGTGGAAGAGCGTTGGCATGTGGTGAATTACCT